Proteins from a single region of Verrucosispora sp. NA02020:
- the glnA gene encoding type I glutamate--ammonia ligase, translating into MADVTPHVVVPSGDGSPTAQVRPPTWPMSGPPWEDSMFTDPQELPRYLATEDVKFVDVRFCDLPGVMQHFNLPVESVDDNFFTDGLAFDGSSIRGFQAIHESDMLLLPDVATAFIDPFRAQKTLALNFFIHDPFTREAYSRDPRNVAKKAEAYLAASGIADTAYFGAEAEFYIFDSIRHETSAHQSFYYIDSIEGAWNTGREEEGGNRGYKTAYKGGYFPVPPVDHYADLRDSIVRRLIDTGFTVERSHHEVGTAGQAEINYKFSTLLHAGDQLQLFKYIVKNEAWANGKTATFMPKPLFGDNGSGMHTHQSLWLGGEPLFYDETGYAGLSDTARWYIGGLLHHAPSLLAFTNPTVNSYRRLVPGYEAPVNLVYSQRNRSACTRIPVTGSNPKAKRVEFRVPDPSANVYLAFSAMMMAGLDGIKSKIEPPAPIDKDLYDLPPEEWGDVKQVPGSLPAVLDSLEADHDYLLEGGVFTPDLPQERGREVRRRTFL; encoded by the coding sequence ATGGCCGACGTGACGCCGCACGTCGTCGTACCGTCAGGTGACGGCTCGCCGACCGCGCAGGTCAGGCCGCCGACCTGGCCGATGTCCGGACCACCGTGGGAGGACTCCATGTTCACCGACCCGCAGGAGCTTCCGCGCTATCTGGCGACCGAGGACGTGAAGTTCGTCGACGTACGTTTCTGTGACCTGCCGGGTGTGATGCAGCATTTCAATCTGCCGGTGGAGTCTGTCGACGACAACTTCTTCACTGATGGTCTCGCGTTCGACGGGTCGTCGATCCGGGGCTTCCAGGCGATCCACGAGTCGGACATGCTCCTGCTCCCGGACGTCGCCACCGCCTTCATCGACCCGTTCCGGGCGCAGAAGACCCTCGCGTTGAACTTCTTCATCCACGACCCGTTCACCCGCGAGGCCTACTCCCGCGACCCGCGGAACGTCGCGAAGAAGGCCGAGGCGTACCTCGCCGCGTCCGGGATCGCCGACACCGCCTACTTCGGTGCCGAGGCCGAGTTCTACATCTTCGACTCGATCCGCCACGAAACCTCCGCCCACCAGTCGTTCTACTACATCGACTCGATCGAGGGCGCCTGGAACACCGGCCGCGAAGAAGAAGGCGGCAACCGCGGCTACAAGACCGCCTACAAGGGCGGCTACTTCCCCGTCCCCCCGGTCGACCACTACGCCGACCTCCGCGACAGCATCGTACGCCGCCTCATCGACACCGGCTTCACCGTGGAACGCTCCCACCACGAGGTCGGCACCGCCGGCCAAGCCGAGATCAACTACAAGTTCTCCACCCTGCTACACGCCGGCGACCAGCTCCAACTCTTCAAATACATCGTGAAGAACGAGGCCTGGGCCAACGGCAAGACCGCCACCTTCATGCCCAAGCCCCTCTTCGGCGACAACGGCTCCGGCATGCACACCCACCAGAGCCTCTGGCTCGGCGGCGAACCCCTCTTCTACGACGAGACCGGCTACGCCGGCCTGTCCGACACCGCCCGCTGGTACATCGGCGGCCTCCTACACCACGCCCCGTCACTGCTGGCCTTCACCAACCCGACGGTCAACTCCTACCGCCGCCTCGTGCCCGGCTACGAAGCACCGGTCAACCTGGTCTACTCCCAACGCAACCGCTCCGCCTGCACCCGCATCCCCGTCACCGGCAGCAACCCCAAGGCCAAACGCGTCGAGTTCCGCGTCCCCGACCCGTCCGCCAACGTCTACCTCGCCTTCTCCGCGATGATGATGGCCGGCCTCGACGGCATCAAGAGCAAAATCGAACCCCCCGCCCCCATCGACAAGGACCTCTACGACCTCCCGCCCGAGGAATGGGGCGACGTCAAGCAGGTCCCCGGCTCCCTCCCCGCCGTCCTCGACTCCCTCGAAGCCGACCACGACTACCTCCTCGAAGGCGGCGTCTTCACCCCCGACCTACCTCAAGAACGAGGACGTGAAGTTCGTCGACGTACGTTTCTGTGA
- the glnA gene encoding type I glutamate--ammonia ligase, giving the protein MKFVDVRFCDLPGVMQHFNLPVESVDDNFFTDGLAFDGSSIRGFQAIHESDMLLLPDVATAFIDPFRAQKTLALNFFIHDPFTREAYSRDPRNVAKKAEAYLAASGIADTAYFGAEAEFYIFDSIRHETSAHQSFYYIDSIEGAWNTGREEEGGNRGYKTAYKGGYFPVPPVDHYADLRDSIVRRLIDTGFTVERSHHEVGTAGQAEINYKFSTLLHAGDQLQLFKYIVKNEAWANGKTATFMPKPLFGDNGSGMHTHQSLWLGGEPLFYDETGYAGLSDTARWYIGGLLHHAPSLLAFTNPTVNSYRRLVPGYEAPVNLVYSQRNRSACTRIPVTGSNPKAKRVEFRVPDPSANVYLAFSAMMMAGLDGIKSKIEPPAPIDKDLYDLPPEEWGDVKQVPGSLPAVLDSLEADHDYLLEGGVFTPDLISTWVDWKRANEVDPVRLRPTPHEFAMYFDC; this is encoded by the coding sequence GTGAAGTTCGTCGACGTACGTTTCTGTGACCTGCCGGGTGTGATGCAGCATTTCAATCTGCCGGTGGAGTCTGTCGACGACAACTTCTTCACTGATGGTCTCGCGTTCGACGGGTCGTCGATCCGGGGCTTCCAGGCGATCCACGAGTCGGACATGCTCCTGCTCCCGGACGTCGCCACCGCCTTCATCGACCCGTTCCGGGCGCAGAAGACCCTCGCGTTGAACTTCTTCATCCACGACCCGTTCACCCGCGAGGCCTACTCCCGCGACCCGCGGAACGTCGCGAAGAAGGCCGAGGCGTACCTCGCCGCGTCCGGGATCGCCGACACCGCCTACTTCGGTGCCGAGGCCGAGTTCTACATCTTCGACTCGATCCGCCACGAAACCTCCGCCCACCAGTCGTTCTACTACATCGACTCGATCGAGGGCGCCTGGAACACCGGCCGCGAAGAAGAAGGCGGCAACCGCGGCTACAAGACCGCCTACAAGGGCGGCTACTTCCCCGTCCCCCCGGTCGACCACTACGCCGACCTCCGCGACAGCATCGTACGCCGCCTCATCGACACCGGCTTCACCGTGGAACGCTCCCACCACGAGGTCGGCACCGCCGGCCAAGCCGAGATCAACTACAAGTTCTCCACCCTGCTACACGCCGGCGACCAGCTCCAACTCTTCAAATACATCGTGAAGAACGAGGCCTGGGCCAACGGCAAGACCGCCACCTTCATGCCCAAGCCCCTCTTCGGCGACAACGGCTCCGGCATGCACACCCACCAGAGCCTCTGGCTCGGCGGCGAACCCCTCTTCTACGACGAGACCGGCTACGCCGGCCTGTCCGACACCGCCCGCTGGTACATCGGCGGCCTCCTACACCACGCCCCGTCACTGCTGGCCTTCACCAACCCGACGGTCAACTCCTACCGCCGCCTCGTGCCCGGCTACGAAGCACCGGTCAACCTGGTCTACTCCCAACGCAACCGCTCCGCCTGCACCCGCATCCCCGTCACCGGCAGCAACCCCAAGGCCAAACGCGTCGAGTTCCGCGTCCCCGACCCGTCCGCCAACGTCTACCTCGCCTTCTCCGCGATGATGATGGCCGGCCTCGACGGCATCAAGAGCAAAATCGAACCCCCCGCCCCCATCGACAAGGACCTCTACGACCTCCCGCCCGAGGAATGGGGCGACGTCAAGCAGGTCCCCGGCTCCCTCCCCGCCGTCCTCGACTCCCTCGAAGCCGACCACGACTACCTCCTCGAAGGCGGCGTCTTCACCCCCGACCTCATCTCCACCTGGGTCGACTGGAAACGCGCCAACGAAGTCGACCCCGTCCGCCTGCGCCCCACCCCACACGAGTTCGCCATGTACTTCGACTGCTGA